TGGGCAACGAAAACTCTGTGCTATAGCGCGTGGCAAGTTCATAGAACTGCGAGCACACCGTTGATGTGTGCTGTTCGATTTGAAAGGCATCCAGTTGTCTGGGCAAGCCACAGCTAAGTAGCGCAACGTCGCAGCGCTGTGACAATCGCTTGGAGCCGCTTCGCAGCGTTCCCTCTGTCCAGTTTTTTGGATATTCACCAGCAACTGGTGACAGTCTGCAGATGCTACTTAAATTGTACTGCAGCAGTAGGTCGCAATGTCTCGCTGTGGCATAATATGATCCAAGTGTAATATTACGTCCCGTTGTCTTGTAATCACAGATAAGCTGCACTAGCTCTTTACTGGGTGTGGTAGGTTGCTGCACAAGCAACGCATTGGTCATGTACTGTGTCTTGGCATCGCAGCAGATCATCAAGCGGGTGTCAACTAAGGCAGGCACTTCATCCACACAGAGCCAAGCGCTGGCACCGTAGTAGGAGCGACTGTTGATGAGAAATTTTTGCCACAGTCGTTGGCCATCATCCGGCTGATTGCTGAGCATCTCGGTTATGAAGACAAAGCGTGCCAGCGACATGGTTGCCCTAAATATAGCATTGCCCAGTTCCAGTGTCCAGAGCTCTTCTGCAGGAGGAATATGAGTTAGCATTCTGACTGACATATAAACGCCAATATGAGAACTATACCAAGAGGTCCACTGTACTGTGCATTGCGGAAGACGCCACAAAGATAGTTTAGACCCAACCAGGAACGCAGCTCTGTGAGATCTGTGAGTCGTTGAGCATCATTTCGGTTGCGTCTTTTACGTATCTGCTCATTGACAATGCGTTGCAGCATGCGCAACATATCGTCGTCAAACAGTAGCATCCATGCCTCAACTGCATTTGTAGCGGATCTCACGGGTCCTTTGCCACACGCTTGTTGCTTGGCTAACGGTAGCTCCTCTGTGTTTGGTTGTGCTTCACGCTCCAGACACCAGGTTTGCCCATTGCTGGAAATGTAAGTGCCACTTGTGCTTGCTGCTCGTCCACGCTTGCCACGACTTTTTGCAGGTTGAAGCGTCACCTCATCACACAACAACATAATATCTTCATCTTTAAACAACCATGGAAAGTTGGCGGAGGCTGAATTTGTTTCCTGCAGCGGATCAGCAAACAGTTCAGGGTCATTGATGGAAACTTTAAGATCCATATCTTCTTCCTCCATTCGTTCGTCATCTTCGCTGCATTTCATATTGGACAACAGCTGTTCATCAAGCACATATTCCGTTTCACTGCTGTCATTCATTGTTtacaaatgttttgtttaccattttttgttgtacgcGAAGTTGGCTGTGCGCAGTTTTTGTCTCGCGCAAAGTTGGTTGCAAACGCAAATTTCAGCTCATTTCAGTGTGTACAACCAATGCCAAAAGAgatgcataattaaaattgcagcaaaacaaaacattgctAATTGTAATAGTGATTAAAACTGTAATAGCAGTgtcatttattgaaaatacaaaGTGAAACTGTGTCAGCGTTGTCGCTAAATGCGCACATTTGGATATCAAGATCGTCATTAGGAATAAGTAACGCGTAAAAACGCTGtgcagaaaacaaaacgaagTACAGCTTCATACCTCGCAGAGGTTAGAAGCCAactaaatatgcaatttaaatttaaatgcaaaagagaaaaacagtTGGAGTGACAAGAGTGTTTACATTTGTGTGAAATCTGCGCGCGTATTAAGCTATTTGTCAAAATTTCTTCTTCGCAATGTCAATTTGACATGTTATACTGTCACGTCTTGCAATGTCTTATACCACAAGTTCTCGATAAACGAtaacatcacacacacatacagaaaaCATACTCGATTATTAAAAACGAGCCATTTCGTAGGGcgacaaatttcaaaaaaaggaaataatgTGCAATAGGAGGCTGCGCTAGAACTTTGGTGTCACCGGAAAAAAATCTCATGCAGTGAAAGTTAGTCAAATCTCAAAGCTTGTGCTGTGAACACGATTATTTggaatagaaaaaatatatacttcagTCATATTTTCAACTGCTTTTTgaattttcgtttcgtttcgggTGAAAGGAGAAACTGCTCAAGAAGTTGCAAGTCAACCGTGCTCCTTTacctatattttttattgttgttttcgaGTTGAACGAAAAAATGATATCGCCGGAGCAGCATGAGGTTGATTTGGTGCTGGATCGCCAAGTGCGTCAAAATATACAGGACATGATGCGCGAGGCGGATGTACAAGCGAATCTTCTAGAAAGTGAAGGTACGACATATTGTAATGTGAGCATATATAtgctattatttatttaatatatgtatgtatatactgtaatttatttttttagctGTGGCAGCACGTGAACGATACAATTCCGAGTCGAGCAATGAACAGGACCATTTGCAACACGATGGAATGGGAGTGCTG
This is a stretch of genomic DNA from Drosophila albomicans strain 15112-1751.03 chromosome 3, ASM965048v2, whole genome shotgun sequence. It encodes these proteins:
- the LOC117571900 gene encoding uncharacterized protein LOC117571900; amino-acid sequence: MNDSSETEYVLDEQLLSNMKCSEDDERMEEEDMDLKVSINDPELFADPLQETNSASANFPWLFKDEDIMLLCDEVTLQPAKSRGKRGRAASTSGTYISSNGQTWCLEREAQPNTEELPLAKQQACGKGPVRSATNAVEAWMLLFDDDMLRMLQRIVNEQIRKRRNRNDAQRLTDLTELRSWLGLNYLCGVFRNAQYSGPLEELWTLELGNAIFRATMSLARFVFITEMLSNQPDDGQRLWQKFLINSRSYYGASAWLCVDEVPALVDTRLMICCDAKTQYMTNALLVQQPTTPSKELVQLICDYKTTGRNITLGSYYATARHCDLLLQYNLSSICRLSPVAGEYPKNWTEGTLRSGSKRLSQRCDVALLSCGLPRQLDAFQIEQHTSTVCSQFYELATRYSTEFSLPKRQAEERQLHPLLQLLHLLLNIAAMNAWILLRLSPKGNAHIEQRDFQRQLGLFLTQQRLQHRLHRRTTSTSLVMRLQICEILGQSNQRLLSEATGDATQRQGVGVISLTRAMLPEDVTLVSRHGEKHRRCKPCARNKRETKARTRCQQCQAHRCGNHLISRCYDCMGLQESQLPESNKKEQ